Proteins co-encoded in one Leptolyngbya sp. CCY15150 genomic window:
- a CDS encoding 2TM domain-containing protein: protein MPPRWPRQPDRADPAFRKLDDRMNFATHVALFAASNSGVWFVRTLQFQDWGWTVWLTGGWLTVLVIHGLYIFAIADYSVSTEATSGKGFAKK, encoded by the coding sequence ATGCCTCCTCGTTGGCCCCGACAACCCGATCGCGCGGATCCTGCCTTTCGTAAGCTGGATGATCGCATGAACTTTGCCACCCATGTGGCCCTTTTTGCAGCGAGCAATTCGGGTGTTTGGTTTGTGCGCACGCTCCAGTTTCAAGACTGGGGCTGGACTGTTTGGCTAACCGGAGGTTGGCTGACCGTATTAGTGATCCATGGGCTATACATTTTTGCGATCGCTGATTACTCAGTCTCAACTGAAGCAACAAGCGGGAAGGGTTTTGCAAAGAAGTAG
- a CDS encoding DUF3181 family protein has product MTHPISNEAIEKLAAEIGEQIYIDVAKWHLYLRDAKLHTTLSEQLYPLLESDPIDSSAVEQILASTMITLGEQRQVPLSDLVPTRIQSRLVDLLEDYQRKL; this is encoded by the coding sequence ATGACCCACCCAATCTCTAATGAAGCCATTGAAAAACTAGCAGCAGAAATTGGAGAACAGATCTATATCGATGTAGCTAAGTGGCATCTGTATTTACGAGATGCTAAGTTACATACAACCCTATCTGAACAACTTTATCCATTACTCGAATCAGATCCAATCGATTCATCGGCTGTTGAACAGATTTTGGCGAGTACTATGATCACCCTAGGAGAACAGCGGCAGGTGCCGTTATCTGACCTAGTACCAACCCGCATTCAAAGCCGCTTAGTGGACTTACTGGAAGACTATCAGCGCAAGCTGTAG
- a CDS encoding DUF305 domain-containing protein, translated as MSTLKKPLLAIALVASVAVVGCANQASAPSGEGQPADSAVDSAVEPESDNGAAHAMTLGPKDRTFDLRFIDGMIPHHRGAMVMAREALEKSERPEIQALAQNILDTQRQEMRQLRSWRERWYADADEEAVMWHEEMGHDMAMTKQMERSMMMVADLGEADDEFDLRFLDAMIPHHEGALVMAQEALEKSNRPRVQEMAQEILTTQQAEIDQMEQWRQEWYGGS; from the coding sequence ATGTCTACTCTAAAAAAGCCGTTGCTAGCGATCGCCCTTGTTGCTAGCGTTGCTGTCGTTGGCTGTGCCAATCAAGCCAGTGCTCCATCTGGCGAGGGACAACCAGCCGATAGCGCTGTTGATAGCGCTGTTGAACCAGAATCCGACAATGGTGCAGCTCATGCGATGACCTTGGGCCCCAAAGATAGAACCTTCGATCTGCGGTTTATTGACGGCATGATTCCTCACCATCGGGGAGCCATGGTGATGGCACGGGAGGCCTTAGAAAAGTCTGAACGTCCTGAAATTCAAGCCCTAGCTCAGAACATTTTGGATACCCAGCGGCAAGAAATGCGTCAGCTTCGTAGCTGGCGCGAACGATGGTATGCCGATGCGGACGAGGAAGCCGTGATGTGGCACGAAGAAATGGGCCACGATATGGCGATGACGAAACAGATGGAACGTTCCATGATGATGGTCGCCGATCTGGGTGAAGCGGATGATGAGTTTGATCTACGGTTCCTAGACGCGATGATTCCTCACCATGAGGGAGCGTTGGTGATGGCGCAAGAGGCCTTGGAAAAGAGCAATCGCCCTCGCGTGCAGGAGATGGCGCAGGAAATTCTCACGACTCAGCAAGCAGAAATTGATCAGATGGAGCAGTGGCGGCAAGAGTGGTACGGCGGCTCATAA